In Saccharolobus solfataricus, a genomic segment contains:
- a CDS encoding ABC transporter permease subunit — protein MKFLQLLQIIIKLFIMIISIAILNYILARSSTSVYIILSYYEYSSPSVVEALSKYYGFDVSPLQGALIFLVNLFSGNMGISIFYSTPVSHIVFKALMKSLLIILPSTVFSTFLVFFLVIYTIKYMGTRRDRIVDYLIISLMAIPEVLLAIIFFLYLPSNIFSMIALLTLFQVTFVYVFMRRNMVHILSEASDLVEYYLSLGFKGREIARELIRMSLPLVYISIAYSIATVVPVLVFVETVFNYPGIGYMMFTALEKSDYPLASGCFLILSIIAILSNTMSDLISSRYDWRQDIYETQR, from the coding sequence TTGAAATTCTTACAGCTATTACAAATAATTATTAAACTGTTTATCATGATCATTTCTATAGCTATCCTTAATTATATTCTTGCGAGATCTTCAACAAGTGTATATATTATTCTGTCATACTATGAGTATAGTTCTCCAAGCGTCGTAGAAGCCCTTTCCAAATACTATGGGTTCGATGTTAGTCCCCTACAAGGTGCTCTTATATTTCTGGTGAATCTATTTAGTGGTAACATGGGAATCTCTATTTTTTACAGTACTCCAGTATCTCATATTGTTTTTAAGGCACTTATGAAATCTTTATTGATCATACTGCCATCAACAGTATTCTCAACGTTTCTAGTGTTCTTTCTAGTAATATATACAATAAAATATATGGGGACAAGGCGTGATAGGATTGTGGATTACCTTATCATAAGTCTTATGGCGATACCAGAAGTTCTGCTAGCTATTATATTCTTCCTATATTTACCTTCAAATATATTCTCAATGATTGCCCTTTTAACTTTGTTTCAAGTCACCTTCGTATACGTATTTATGCGGAGAAATATGGTTCATATTCTCTCAGAAGCGTCAGATCTCGTGGAATATTACCTCTCTTTAGGGTTTAAAGGTAGGGAGATCGCTAGAGAACTAATAAGGATGAGTCTGCCTCTAGTTTATATATCAATAGCATATTCTATTGCTACTGTTGTTCCTGTTCTCGTTTTCGTAGAAACAGTGTTTAATTACCCTGGTATAGGATATATGATGTTTACCGCACTTGAGAAGTCTGACTATCCACTAGCTTCTGGATGCTTTTTAATATTGTCAATTATTGCTATACTCTCTAACACGATGTCAGATTTAATAAGCTCTAGATATGATTGGAGGCAAGATATATATGAAACTCAGAGGTAA
- a CDS encoding ABC transporter permease, which yields MSIFTLIFFLALYMIGLTITTAPIYKPFEKPSIRHPLGTDNAGRDLLAYLLRSAGTALQFGILTPALSISIAIFALFSIFNIKAERIMNDITNFFIAIPKYPLFIVLSFLLPPNNWIALIVLSLLLWSAPFRILRPTFKQLLESGYVKSATILGGGSLYIMRRYLLRKTSQLLVSQYAWLAIRAIGIQAGLAFLGIGDVTTPSWGYMIRNAFDNPIVIYNGEWLYWVIPPTICLILLAIAFLLIAISFEERRYRATYTSEMLRIFW from the coding sequence GTGTCAATATTCACTTTAATATTCTTTTTAGCTCTCTACATGATTGGCCTCACAATAACCACAGCTCCTATATATAAACCCTTTGAGAAACCTAGTATACGCCATCCACTTGGTACAGATAATGCTGGTAGAGATCTACTAGCTTACTTGTTAAGAAGTGCTGGAACAGCCCTTCAGTTCGGTATATTAACTCCTGCGTTAAGTATATCTATTGCAATTTTCGCACTCTTCAGTATATTTAATATTAAAGCCGAGAGAATTATGAATGACATAACGAACTTTTTCATAGCGATCCCTAAATATCCCTTATTTATAGTACTATCTTTTTTACTCCCACCTAATAACTGGATAGCTCTTATAGTACTTTCGTTACTTCTATGGTCTGCTCCTTTTAGAATATTAAGACCTACCTTTAAGCAGCTCCTTGAAAGTGGATATGTAAAGTCCGCAACGATTCTGGGAGGGGGAAGTCTTTATATAATGAGGAGGTACCTATTAAGAAAAACATCTCAACTGTTGGTCTCCCAATACGCATGGCTAGCCATAAGAGCAATAGGTATACAGGCTGGTTTAGCGTTTTTAGGTATTGGAGATGTCACGACGCCCAGTTGGGGATATATGATTAGAAATGCGTTCGACAATCCAATTGTCATTTATAATGGGGAATGGCTCTACTGGGTAATACCTCCTACTATTTGCTTAATCTTACTTGCCATAGCGTTTCTATTGATAGCGATTAGTTTTGAGGAGAGGAGATATAGGGCTACATATACATCTGAGATGCTTAGGATTTTTTGGTAG
- a CDS encoding ATP-binding cassette domain-containing protein: MPIEVRRLRIAYGEYVAVEEFNMRLERGSIVALIGPSGSGKSTVAKAILRILPPIAKVSGEVYLDNLNILSLQDKSMRELRLKKISYIPQGSSKVYLNPMLKISDTIKKLYRNRNMGFEENKIRELLLMVDLEPRILERYPYMLSGGQLQRVLIAISLLFNPEYIIADEPTASLDVITQRSIAHIFKEMVKSKELGMLLITHDLMFAKLVADYAIILYKGKVIEYGKMQELIKMPKSNITKNLVEGSMTVE, translated from the coding sequence ATGCCTATAGAGGTTAGGAGGCTTAGGATAGCCTATGGAGAATATGTTGCTGTCGAAGAGTTTAACATGAGATTAGAAAGGGGCTCAATAGTTGCACTAATAGGTCCCTCTGGAAGTGGTAAGTCAACAGTTGCTAAGGCGATCTTAAGGATTCTTCCTCCTATAGCTAAAGTCTCGGGGGAGGTTTATTTAGACAACCTTAACATATTATCGTTGCAAGACAAGAGTATGAGAGAACTTAGGTTAAAGAAGATCTCCTATATACCTCAAGGATCGTCTAAGGTATACTTAAATCCAATGTTAAAAATTTCAGATACAATAAAGAAACTTTATAGAAATAGAAATATGGGATTTGAAGAGAATAAGATTAGAGAGTTGCTCCTAATGGTAGATTTAGAGCCTAGAATATTAGAAAGATATCCATATATGCTCTCGGGAGGACAACTCCAACGAGTCTTAATTGCAATATCACTACTATTTAATCCAGAATACATTATAGCTGATGAACCTACGGCTTCTCTTGATGTAATAACTCAGAGGTCTATTGCGCATATTTTCAAGGAGATGGTAAAGTCAAAGGAATTAGGCATGCTACTGATAACTCATGATTTAATGTTTGCTAAATTAGTAGCGGACTATGCTATAATTCTCTATAAAGGGAAAGTCATAGAGTATGGTAAGATGCAAGAGCTAATTAAAATGCCTAAGAGTAATATTACTAAAAATCTTGTGGAGGGAAGCATGACGGTTGAATGA
- a CDS encoding ABC transporter ATP-binding protein, protein MNEPLIKLKDVSVVYHTTSGEIRALDNVNFSIDEKEAVGILGRSGSGKSTLAKVIGRVVKPTMGYVMFRGKDVWKLRGQEFKELRRSVQLVLQDPYDTIDPEFETIEAIMEGVKINHINKDPKEVKWILDLLDINQVLNRKVWQLSGGERQRVVIARALMLNPRILILDEPTSMVDSIHRKEIITAICRIKESLKISLVIITHNIKDLICVDEIAIMKEGKFVAKGSLIELRDLDDEYVANLMEGLKI, encoded by the coding sequence TTGAATGAGCCTTTAATTAAGTTAAAGGACGTGAGTGTAGTATACCATACCACATCTGGAGAGATTAGAGCTTTAGATAATGTGAACTTTAGTATAGATGAAAAAGAAGCTGTAGGAATTTTAGGAAGATCGGGTAGTGGTAAGTCAACATTAGCAAAGGTCATTGGGAGAGTTGTAAAACCTACTATGGGCTACGTAATGTTCAGAGGTAAAGATGTCTGGAAACTTAGAGGTCAAGAGTTTAAGGAGCTTAGAAGATCCGTGCAATTAGTACTACAAGACCCATATGATACTATAGATCCAGAATTTGAGACAATTGAAGCAATCATGGAAGGTGTTAAGATAAATCATATTAACAAAGATCCGAAGGAGGTCAAGTGGATTCTCGATCTCCTAGACATAAATCAAGTATTAAATAGAAAGGTTTGGCAACTCTCAGGAGGCGAGAGACAAAGAGTTGTTATTGCAAGAGCTCTCATGTTAAATCCAAGAATATTGATTTTAGATGAGCCTACCTCTATGGTAGATAGCATTCATAGAAAGGAGATAATTACAGCTATATGCAGAATTAAAGAAAGCCTTAAGATATCACTTGTCATTATTACTCATAACATAAAGGATCTCATATGCGTGGATGAGATAGCAATAATGAAAGAGGGTAAGTTTGTAGCCAAAGGGAGTCTTATAGAACTTAGAGATTTAGATGACGAATATGTAGCCAACCTTATGGAGGGATTAAAAATTTGA
- a CDS encoding hydrogenase maturation protease, producing the protein MKAIIGVGNRLMKDDGFGSCLAEVIINKVKNAVVVDLGLGNLLSVDLDKYDTVIIIDVANINEEYGIFKITSTSKGILEQSLHELGLNTILKLYEDKQFYIIVCKPEEIQIGYGLSKDCLLRIEKLIPEFKAFLKKLGIDADFNVMDIIEEIKERCVNTLNK; encoded by the coding sequence ATGAAGGCAATTATAGGTGTTGGAAATAGGCTTATGAAAGATGACGGCTTTGGTTCATGTTTAGCTGAGGTTATAATAAACAAGGTTAAGAATGCTGTAGTTGTTGACTTAGGTTTAGGTAACTTATTAAGTGTTGATTTAGACAAATACGATACTGTAATAATCATAGATGTGGCTAACATTAACGAAGAATACGGAATTTTCAAGATAACATCAACAAGTAAGGGGATACTCGAACAGTCATTACATGAGTTAGGACTTAATACTATTCTAAAATTGTATGAAGATAAACAGTTTTATATTATAGTATGTAAGCCAGAAGAAATCCAGATAGGATACGGTTTATCGAAAGACTGCTTACTTAGGATCGAAAAGTTAATTCCAGAATTTAAAGCCTTTTTGAAGAAGCTGGGAATTGATGCTGATTTTAACGTTATGGATATAATTGAGGAGATTAAGGAGAGGTGCGTCAATACTCTCAATAAGTAA
- a CDS encoding carbon disulfide hydrolase → MISEYVDEEIKRREDYSLRRLKGIPNDRRLWILTCMDERVHVEEALGIRPEDAHIYRNAGGIVTDDAIRSASLTTNFFGTKEIIVITHTDCGMIRFTGDEVAKYFLDKGVKVNELQIDPLLPSLRLQSTEDFTKWFKFFRDLGANSPDDIALKNAEILKNHPLIPKNVTISAYVYEVETHKLRKPHQRLYELTSRFEHGTVVKE, encoded by the coding sequence ATGATATCAGAGTACGTGGATGAGGAGATAAAAAGGAGAGAGGATTATAGTCTAAGAAGACTAAAGGGTATACCTAATGATAGAAGGCTATGGATATTGACTTGCATGGACGAGCGAGTTCACGTGGAGGAAGCTTTAGGGATTAGGCCGGAGGATGCCCACATTTACAGAAATGCTGGAGGTATAGTAACTGATGATGCGATCAGATCAGCTAGTTTGACCACGAATTTCTTCGGTACTAAGGAAATTATAGTTATCACCCATACCGACTGTGGAATGATAAGATTTACTGGAGACGAGGTTGCCAAATATTTCCTAGACAAAGGTGTAAAGGTTAATGAATTACAAATAGATCCTCTATTGCCATCATTAAGACTTCAAAGTACAGAGGATTTCACCAAATGGTTCAAGTTCTTTAGAGACTTAGGCGCAAATAGTCCAGATGATATAGCATTAAAGAATGCTGAGATACTCAAAAATCACCCATTAATACCAAAAAATGTAACAATTAGCGCATACGTATATGAAGTTGAAACTCATAAATTGAGAAAACCTCATCAAAGACTTTATGAATTAACATCAAGATTTGAACATGGAACTGTAGTTAAGGAATAA
- a CDS encoding IS607 family transposase, with product MLRPKEACQRLGISYATLREYVKKGYIKPVILQSGKQRFGEEDVERLMGIIRKRKVILYARVSSSTQKDELVNQVKYLEEQVKEYDLVITDIGSGLNMKRKGFLKLLRMILNNEVSRVVVAYPDRLVRVGFEILEEVCKAHNCEIVVLNQEDKEEELVEDLMSALVSFSGKLYGMRSHEYEKVKKCAEELKNWKI from the coding sequence ATGCTAAGACCTAAGGAAGCATGCCAAAGACTAGGAATATCCTATGCAACACTTAGAGAATACGTTAAGAAAGGATACATAAAACCAGTTATACTACAGAGTGGAAAACAAAGATTCGGAGAAGAGGACGTAGAGAGGCTAATGGGAATTATTAGAAAAAGAAAAGTAATACTTTACGCTAGAGTATCATCTTCCACACAAAAAGACGAACTAGTAAACCAAGTGAAGTATCTAGAGGAACAAGTCAAGGAGTACGACCTCGTAATTACTGACATAGGTTCCGGGTTAAACATGAAGAGAAAGGGGTTCTTGAAGTTGTTAAGAATGATACTGAACAACGAAGTATCACGCGTAGTTGTTGCTTACCCAGACAGACTTGTTAGAGTCGGCTTCGAAATCCTGGAGGAAGTGTGCAAAGCACACAACTGTGAAATAGTAGTACTAAACCAAGAGGACAAAGAGGAAGAACTAGTTGAAGACCTAATGTCAGCACTAGTCTCATTCAGTGGGAAACTGTATGGTATGAGAAGTCATGAATACGAAAAGGTGAAGAAATGTGCTGAAGAACTTAAGAATTGGAAAATTTGA
- a CDS encoding CoA-acylating methylmalonate-semialdehyde dehydrogenase, with product MGKVLGEVKKDYGKLKLYINGEFIDSKTDTIGKAYNPAKDEIIAEVPFSAKDEVEEAIQSAQEAFEKWREVPITTRIQYLFALKNRLEEYSETIARIIVQNHGKTIQEARGDMRRTIENVEAAISAAYTLYKGEHLDQVSQEVDETVVREPLGVFGIITPFNFPTMVPFWFLPYAIVLGNTVVVKPSEITPVPMDFIIRIFDEIKLPRGVVNVVHGAKDVVDEFLTNKLVQGVTFVGSTRVGKYIYENAGKNGKKAIVQAGAKNFVVVMPDADLNKAIPSIVSAFFGNAGQRCLAAANLVAVGNIYDEVKRKFIEASKQLKIGYGLDESVDMGPVVTKDAKKRIIGYIEKGIEEGAKLLLDGRDVKVPEYPNGYFLGPTVFDEVTPEMVIAKEEIFGPVASIIHVKNLDEAINIINRSNYGNASSIFTTSGYYARKFRREVNTGNIGINIGVAAPMAFFPFGGRKESFFGILHGQIDSVDFFTDKKVVITRW from the coding sequence ATGGGTAAGGTATTGGGAGAGGTAAAGAAGGATTATGGAAAGCTAAAGCTCTACATAAATGGTGAGTTTATAGATTCTAAAACTGATACAATAGGCAAAGCATATAATCCAGCTAAAGATGAAATTATTGCTGAAGTCCCATTCTCAGCTAAAGATGAAGTTGAAGAGGCTATACAATCAGCCCAAGAGGCATTTGAAAAATGGAGAGAAGTTCCAATAACAACTAGAATACAATACCTCTTTGCACTTAAGAATAGATTAGAGGAGTATTCAGAAACAATAGCTAGGATAATAGTTCAGAATCACGGAAAGACCATCCAAGAGGCTAGAGGAGATATGAGGAGAACTATAGAGAACGTTGAGGCTGCAATAAGTGCAGCCTACACTTTATATAAGGGCGAACATCTAGATCAAGTATCTCAGGAGGTTGATGAGACCGTTGTTAGGGAACCTTTGGGAGTTTTTGGAATTATAACTCCATTTAATTTCCCAACAATGGTTCCCTTCTGGTTCCTCCCATATGCGATAGTTTTAGGCAATACGGTAGTAGTCAAACCTTCTGAGATAACTCCAGTACCAATGGATTTTATTATTAGAATTTTTGACGAGATTAAGTTACCTAGAGGCGTTGTAAACGTTGTTCACGGTGCAAAGGATGTAGTTGATGAGTTTCTTACCAATAAGTTAGTTCAAGGTGTAACTTTCGTAGGTTCAACGAGAGTAGGAAAATATATTTATGAAAATGCAGGGAAAAACGGTAAGAAGGCTATTGTTCAAGCAGGGGCTAAGAACTTTGTCGTTGTAATGCCAGATGCTGATTTAAATAAGGCAATACCTTCTATCGTCTCAGCGTTCTTTGGCAATGCTGGACAAAGATGTCTGGCCGCCGCTAATTTAGTAGCTGTAGGGAATATTTATGATGAGGTTAAGAGGAAGTTCATAGAGGCTTCAAAACAACTAAAGATAGGTTATGGTTTAGATGAAAGTGTAGATATGGGACCAGTAGTGACAAAGGACGCTAAAAAGAGAATAATAGGATATATAGAGAAGGGAATTGAGGAGGGTGCAAAATTATTATTGGACGGGAGAGATGTAAAGGTTCCAGAGTATCCTAATGGATATTTCCTAGGTCCAACAGTATTTGATGAAGTTACACCAGAAATGGTAATAGCTAAGGAGGAGATATTTGGACCAGTAGCATCCATAATTCACGTTAAGAATTTAGATGAAGCGATTAACATCATAAATAGAAGTAATTACGGTAATGCGTCATCAATATTTACCACCAGTGGTTATTATGCCAGAAAGTTTAGGCGTGAAGTCAATACCGGAAATATAGGTATTAATATAGGAGTAGCTGCACCAATGGCGTTCTTTCCATTTGGAGGTAGGAAGGAATCCTTCTTTGGCATACTGCATGGGCAAATAGATAGCGTAGACTTCTTCACAGATAAGAAGGTAGTAATAACCAGGTGGTAA
- a CDS encoding helix-turn-helix domain-containing protein, with amino-acid sequence MSDRLLEITFSVEHENCWTNLVGKYVVKTLRFSVDTERNFIRSLIVVDKKYKELINKIKRNNSFIGYSLVSLTTDNKKILFDFRKRYKNSVMDNINSVDGIILDGFKYDGKEYWRVLLYESYVNELREKLKSKGNVEFISFHELDITEDELTPYELKTLILAYKNGYFDFPRRIKSDKISKLINISKSTFTYHLRSAESRIIKRYIDDLKFYNVINNVSKQEEEKKDS; translated from the coding sequence ATGAGTGATAGGTTATTGGAGATTACGTTTTCCGTAGAACATGAGAATTGTTGGACTAATCTAGTTGGTAAATACGTTGTGAAAACTTTAAGGTTTTCCGTAGACACTGAGAGGAACTTTATTAGGTCTCTAATTGTTGTGGATAAAAAATACAAGGAGTTAATAAATAAGATAAAAAGAAATAATAGTTTCATAGGGTACTCATTAGTTTCACTTACAACAGATAATAAGAAAATACTGTTTGATTTCAGAAAGAGATACAAAAATAGTGTGATGGATAATATAAACTCCGTAGATGGAATAATCTTAGATGGATTTAAGTATGATGGAAAGGAATATTGGCGAGTTTTATTATATGAAAGTTACGTTAATGAACTGAGAGAGAAGCTTAAGTCAAAAGGGAATGTAGAGTTTATTAGTTTTCATGAATTAGATATAACTGAGGATGAACTTACTCCATATGAACTCAAAACTTTAATTTTAGCTTATAAAAATGGATATTTTGATTTTCCTAGGAGGATCAAGTCTGATAAAATATCTAAATTGATAAATATAAGTAAATCCACATTCACATATCATTTAAGATCGGCTGAGTCGAGAATAATTAAACGATATATTGACGACCTAAAATTCTACAATGTAATTAACAATGTCTCTAAGCAAGAAGAGGAGAAAAAGGATAGCTAA
- a CDS encoding IS630-like element ISC1078 family transposase, translated as MPKSRMHGIRLNKKQEEERRINAVKDVRNGMSIKDVAKKYDVSIFTVYKWLRKGDLSAKPRKGPTKLKDEEKLVRILEKSPRDFGLNYDFWTLKLIAYILDKEFGIKYNPRSLSPVLKKLGFKYKKGKRTYVRDDNAVERWVKEQGEKLFKKIREGYKVHIFDESYVSYINKGKGWMKVGGGIKVNPKRKRFAVVGGITISKEGITFSYSTYKKPSLNSKDIILYLRKVIKDEKTVIVMDNARIHGNEVREFLEENGVEFVYLPPYSPDKSPAEGPWAVLKKRLYSKIYTDFETLMWDATRFLRSISKRVNDLTYSVKRCGEPWTSILSEVFLPFKV; from the coding sequence ATGCCGAAATCCAGAATGCACGGTATAAGGCTCAACAAGAAACAAGAGGAAGAGAGGAGGATTAACGCTGTAAAAGATGTGAGGAACGGGATGAGTATAAAGGACGTTGCCAAGAAGTATGACGTCTCCATCTTTACCGTGTACAAGTGGTTGAGGAAAGGTGACCTGAGCGCTAAGCCGAGGAAGGGACCCACGAAACTGAAGGACGAGGAAAAGCTCGTCCGAATCTTAGAAAAGAGCCCAAGAGATTTCGGCTTGAACTACGATTTCTGGACCTTGAAGCTCATAGCGTATATACTTGACAAGGAATTTGGGATAAAGTACAACCCGAGGAGTTTAAGCCCAGTCCTCAAGAAGTTAGGCTTCAAGTACAAGAAAGGAAAGAGAACTTACGTTAGAGACGATAACGCTGTAGAAAGGTGGGTGAAGGAACAAGGGGAGAAGCTTTTTAAAAAAATAAGAGAAGGGTACAAGGTACACATCTTCGATGAGTCGTACGTGTCCTACATAAACAAGGGTAAAGGCTGGATGAAGGTCGGAGGAGGGATAAAGGTCAACCCTAAGAGGAAGAGGTTTGCAGTAGTAGGCGGGATAACGATTAGTAAAGAGGGAATAACTTTCTCCTATTCGACATACAAGAAGCCCTCGCTGAACTCAAAAGATATTATACTCTACTTGAGGAAGGTAATAAAGGACGAGAAGACCGTGATAGTGATGGATAATGCTAGAATACACGGTAATGAAGTGAGGGAATTCCTTGAGGAAAATGGGGTGGAGTTTGTTTATCTGCCGCCTTACTCTCCGGATAAGAGTCCGGCGGAGGGGCCGTGGGCAGTCCTCAAGAAAAGGCTCTACTCGAAGATTTACACGGACTTCGAGACCTTAATGTGGGATGCAACGAGGTTCCTACGCTCCATATCCAAGAGAGTAAATGACCTTACGTATAGTGTGAAGAGGTGCGGTGAACCTTGGACGTCAATACTGAGTGAAGTTTTCTTGCCCTTTAAAGTCTGA
- a CDS encoding zinc-dependent alcohol dehydrogenase family protein produces the protein MKAARLVEFQKPLKIEDLDVPKVGKGDVLLKVISCGICRSDWHLWRGDPALVAYMQWSGGKLPITQGHEVYGEIVEVGESVTRLNKGDKVVMPASSTGDNRTCKYCMEGDSNVCEHLVIAGYGINGCFAEYMLIPERSVIDLVKVPDGIKSEWAALSSCGFGTSWNAFTMKTNLKPSDIVVIIGAGGMGLSGIAIANALGAKVIAIDVNERSLEKAKMLGSVETYRHSGKSEELNKIVEDIMKKYGSVDVIYDTTGIPEAVIPFLPLLKVHGTLLLAGLMMKGKEIFPLPADLVVAREIRIQGVLMLPAQKFDTIFKLMKEGKINLDPVIYKTISIYDVNDAYKEMSEYKNAGRIIINKFS, from the coding sequence ATGAAGGCAGCTAGATTAGTGGAGTTTCAAAAACCTCTTAAAATAGAGGATCTAGATGTTCCTAAAGTGGGAAAAGGAGATGTACTTCTGAAAGTGATAAGCTGTGGAATATGCAGATCAGATTGGCATCTATGGCGTGGAGATCCTGCTTTGGTAGCATACATGCAGTGGAGTGGTGGTAAGTTACCAATAACTCAAGGTCACGAGGTTTATGGAGAAATTGTAGAGGTTGGAGAGAGTGTAACTAGATTAAATAAGGGAGATAAAGTAGTTATGCCTGCTTCTTCTACCGGAGATAATAGGACATGCAAATACTGTATGGAAGGAGATTCAAATGTTTGTGAACACTTAGTAATAGCTGGTTATGGAATTAATGGATGCTTTGCCGAGTACATGCTAATCCCAGAGAGGTCAGTAATTGATCTAGTTAAAGTACCAGATGGAATAAAGTCAGAGTGGGCTGCTCTAAGTTCTTGTGGTTTTGGAACTTCATGGAATGCGTTTACAATGAAGACTAATTTAAAGCCCAGTGACATAGTGGTCATAATCGGAGCAGGTGGAATGGGTTTGAGTGGTATAGCAATAGCTAACGCTCTTGGAGCTAAAGTGATAGCTATAGACGTTAACGAACGATCTTTAGAGAAAGCTAAGATGTTAGGTAGCGTTGAGACTTATAGACACTCTGGTAAGTCTGAGGAATTGAATAAAATAGTAGAGGATATTATGAAGAAGTATGGTTCAGTGGACGTAATATATGATACTACCGGAATTCCAGAGGCTGTCATTCCATTTTTGCCTCTCCTTAAAGTACATGGAACATTGCTATTAGCGGGGCTTATGATGAAGGGGAAAGAGATTTTTCCATTGCCAGCAGATTTAGTAGTAGCAAGGGAAATCAGAATACAAGGAGTATTAATGTTACCAGCTCAAAAATTCGATACAATATTTAAATTAATGAAGGAAGGAAAGATTAACCTAGATCCGGTTATTTACAAGACTATAAGCATCTATGATGTCAATGATGCCTACAAGGAAATGAGCGAGTACAAAAATGCAGGAAGAATTATTATTAATAAGTTTAGTTAA
- a CDS encoding ISH3-like element ISC1439A family transposase, which yields MQTIQVSKTELKSLAITLATNNINVISQDLDPEIVKAAPSLLTGNRGKYYLKVVRRGEKVISKGQRTFKFYPIYREVKGEINVVAVDETGLTVGEKEQEKAEGFLLYNWKRKGVKMRSLDLVYPLRLPLLVEVADLRSDSPSQFLLRSVREVSQYMEIDYVVADAGFLNLGVIKEMPVKTIVRGKSNLKGFKELSNVPLVEKRYEVKDKVYVAYRVLKFEGLYYYDVVYVKGKPRHFMFVTNFEGDPYELAELYRLRWQVEEGFKVRKARIRYVRKLSNKIFLFLYYTVLDSAWNLVNHLLFNFKSTCKKVLSFDSFVKLL from the coding sequence ATGCAAACCATACAAGTATCCAAAACGGAGCTGAAGTCCCTCGCTATAACTTTAGCAACAAACAATATTAACGTTATCTCTCAAGATCTAGACCCGGAAATAGTGAAAGCAGCACCATCCTTGCTAACCGGAAACAGAGGAAAATACTACTTGAAGGTAGTAAGACGAGGCGAGAAAGTAATTAGTAAAGGTCAGAGAACCTTCAAGTTCTACCCAATCTACAGAGAAGTAAAGGGAGAGATCAACGTAGTCGCTGTAGATGAGACCGGATTAACCGTGGGAGAAAAGGAACAAGAAAAAGCAGAGGGCTTTCTACTCTACAACTGGAAGAGAAAAGGAGTAAAGATGAGATCCTTGGACCTCGTATATCCCTTAAGGTTACCCCTCCTAGTGGAGGTAGCAGATTTGAGAAGCGACAGTCCATCACAGTTCCTACTCAGGAGCGTGAGGGAAGTAAGCCAATACATGGAAATAGATTACGTTGTAGCTGACGCCGGATTCTTGAACCTAGGGGTCATCAAGGAAATGCCCGTGAAGACCATTGTGAGAGGGAAGTCGAACTTGAAGGGATTCAAGGAACTATCTAACGTTCCATTAGTTGAGAAGAGATACGAGGTTAAGGACAAGGTTTACGTTGCGTATAGGGTCTTGAAATTTGAAGGGCTTTATTATTACGATGTGGTTTACGTTAAGGGAAAGCCGAGGCACTTTATGTTCGTGACGAACTTCGAGGGAGATCCCTATGAACTGGCTGAACTCTATAGGTTGAGGTGGCAGGTTGAGGAGGGTTTCAAGGTTAGGAAGGCAAGGATAAGGTATGTTAGGAAGTTGAGTAATAAGATCTTCTTGTTCCTCTATTACACGGTTCTGGATTCTGCGTGGAATCTAGTGAATCATCTTCTCTTTAACTTCAAGTCCACGTGTAAGAAGGTTTTGTCCTTCGATTCATTCGTCAAGCTTCTCTAA